In a genomic window of Melanotaenia boesemani isolate fMelBoe1 chromosome 1, fMelBoe1.pri, whole genome shotgun sequence:
- the rpl12 gene encoding 60S ribosomal protein L12 isoform X1: MPPKFDPNEIKIVYMRCTGGEVGATSALAPKIGPLGLSPKKVGDDIAKATGDWKGLRITVKLTIQNRQAAIEVVPSASALIIKALKEPPRDRKKVKNIKHSGSVTFDEIVGVARVMRPRSLARDLSGTIKEILGTAQSVGCTVDGRHPHDVIDDINSGKVECPSE; this comes from the exons ATGCCTCCCAAATTCGACCCCAACGAGATTAAAATCG TGTACATGAGGTGCACAGGAGGGGAAGTTGGTGCCACCTCAGCTCTGGCTCCCAAAATCGGACCTCTGGGTCTG TCTCCCAAGAAAGTTGGTGACGACATTGCCAAGGCCACCGGTGACTGGAAGGGCCTGAGGATCACCGTGAAGCTGACCATCCAGAACAGGCAGGCAGCG ATTGAGGTGGTTCCATCTGCATCGGCTCTGATCATCAAGGCTCTGAAGGAGCCTCCCCGCGACAGGAAGAAGGTCAAGAACA TTAAACACAGCGGCAGCGTGACCTTCGACGAGATCGTCGGCGTTGCTCGTGTCATGAGGCCTCGCTCCCTCGCCAGAGATCTTTCCG GAACCATCAAGGAGATCCTGGGAACCGCTCAGTCTGTCGGATGCACCGTCGATGGCCGCCATCCCCACGACGTCATCGACGACATCAACAGCGGCAAAGTTGAGTGTCCGTCTGAgtaa
- the rpl12 gene encoding 60S ribosomal protein L12 isoform X2: MRCTGGEVGATSALAPKIGPLGLSPKKVGDDIAKATGDWKGLRITVKLTIQNRQAAIEVVPSASALIIKALKEPPRDRKKVKNIKHSGSVTFDEIVGVARVMRPRSLARDLSGTIKEILGTAQSVGCTVDGRHPHDVIDDINSGKVECPSE; the protein is encoded by the exons ATGAGGTGCACAGGAGGGGAAGTTGGTGCCACCTCAGCTCTGGCTCCCAAAATCGGACCTCTGGGTCTG TCTCCCAAGAAAGTTGGTGACGACATTGCCAAGGCCACCGGTGACTGGAAGGGCCTGAGGATCACCGTGAAGCTGACCATCCAGAACAGGCAGGCAGCG ATTGAGGTGGTTCCATCTGCATCGGCTCTGATCATCAAGGCTCTGAAGGAGCCTCCCCGCGACAGGAAGAAGGTCAAGAACA TTAAACACAGCGGCAGCGTGACCTTCGACGAGATCGTCGGCGTTGCTCGTGTCATGAGGCCTCGCTCCCTCGCCAGAGATCTTTCCG GAACCATCAAGGAGATCCTGGGAACCGCTCAGTCTGTCGGATGCACCGTCGATGGCCGCCATCCCCACGACGTCATCGACGACATCAACAGCGGCAAAGTTGAGTGTCCGTCTGAgtaa
- the pole3 gene encoding DNA polymerase epsilon subunit 3, translating to MAERPEDLNLPNAVITRIIKEALPDGVNVSKEARRAISQAASVFVLYATSCANNFAMKAKRKTLNAGDVLAAMEEMEFERFLEPLREALEVYKKGQKGKKEVSEQKRKEKEKKSGSENDKSREEEEGEEEERMEEEPDVENEVEEEEVEN from the exons ATGGCGGAGAGGCCGGAGGACTTGAACCTTCCGAACGCGGTCATCACCCGCATAATCAAGGAAGCG CTCCCAGACGGGGTGAACGTGTCCAAAGAAGCTCGGCGAGCCATCTCCCAGGCAGCCAGCGTGTTCGTGCTGTACGCGACCTCCTG TGCCAATAATTTTGCCATGAAGGCCAAACGGAAAACTCTGAACGCCGGAGACGTGTTGGCGGCCATGGAGGAGATGGAGTTCGAACGGTTCCTGGAGCCTCTCAGAGAGGCGCTGGAAG TGTACAAAAAGGGCCAGAAGGGGAAGAAGGAGGTGTCCGAGCAGAAACGcaaagagaaggagaagaagtCTGGCTCAGAGAACGATAAGagcagggaggaagaggagggggaggaggaagagcgcATGGAGGAGGAGCCAGACGTGGAGAACgaagtggaggaagaggaggtggagaaCTGA